From Paenibacillus polymyxa, the proteins below share one genomic window:
- a CDS encoding ABC transporter permease: protein MRQLIARRLLQVIPMLFFVSIVCFGLIKLAPGDPVLSFVTPNMHLEDIERMRHSLGLDQPAYVQYILWLKKSLTGDLGYSLINHQPVLDQILDRLPATAGLMGASIILAVLIAIPLGLIAAANRNRWIDKLINLMSYIGISVPLFWLGILLIYLFAIYLHWLPSTGMRTIGTDSVLDVIKHGILPCFVLAFGFLSVYVRYIRSSTITQLKEEYVQIQYAFGSGQRLVLFRHVLKHVLLPIITLLGMSVADLVAGAIVTETVFSWPGIGSLGMTAVKGMDYPVIMGITLFSALLLILGNLLADILYSMADPRIKSTR from the coding sequence ATCAAGCTGGCTCCAGGTGATCCGGTTCTCTCTTTTGTTACACCGAATATGCATCTGGAAGATATTGAAAGAATGAGGCATAGCTTGGGGCTGGACCAGCCCGCTTATGTACAGTACATATTATGGCTTAAAAAAAGCCTGACAGGAGATCTAGGTTATTCGCTAATTAATCATCAGCCTGTACTGGATCAGATTCTCGACCGTCTCCCGGCGACAGCGGGGTTAATGGGCGCCTCCATCATACTCGCTGTGTTGATTGCAATTCCACTTGGTTTGATTGCTGCGGCCAATCGGAATCGCTGGATCGACAAGCTCATTAATCTAATGTCGTACATCGGTATTTCTGTCCCATTGTTTTGGCTTGGCATTTTGCTTATTTATCTATTTGCAATTTATTTGCATTGGCTTCCAAGTACAGGGATGCGTACGATCGGAACGGACTCGGTGCTGGATGTAATCAAGCATGGAATTTTGCCATGTTTTGTACTGGCCTTTGGCTTTCTATCCGTCTATGTGAGGTACATCCGTTCCAGCACGATTACGCAGCTTAAGGAAGAGTACGTGCAGATACAGTACGCGTTCGGATCTGGACAGCGACTGGTTTTGTTCCGACACGTGCTCAAGCATGTGCTGCTGCCCATCATTACGCTGCTTGGTATGTCGGTTGCGGATCTGGTAGCGGGAGCCATTGTGACGGAGACGGTATTTTCCTGGCCGGGCATTGGCTCGCTGGGCATGACGGCTGTAAAAGGAATGGATTATCCCGTCATTATGGGGATTACTTTATTTTCCGCTTTGCTGCTGATCCTGGGCAATCTGCTGGCAGATATCTTGTACAGCATGGCGGACCCGAGAATTAAATCAACGAGGTGA